The following proteins are co-located in the Sandaracinaceae bacterium genome:
- a CDS encoding OmpH family outer membrane protein, which yields MRLHRHALTLAAGLLLAAAAPKLHAQTTRIAVVDLQRALSETEDGRRAKRRLKRMMTKRQRELDEATNKLKQQKQEFDAASSTLTDQAKQRRMEEIQKAYIELQSKYVEYQRELAEAESRATSGILQRMQEILRRMGQSEGYTLIVERSEGGVVWAPTNLDLTDALIQRYNAGEGRGEGSSGSSSRRRGRKRGSSASGD from the coding sequence ATGCGGTTGCATCGACACGCGCTCACCCTCGCGGCGGGCCTCTTGCTGGCCGCCGCGGCGCCCAAGCTGCACGCGCAGACCACCCGCATCGCCGTGGTGGATCTCCAGCGCGCCCTCTCCGAGACCGAAGACGGCCGGCGCGCCAAGCGCCGCCTGAAGCGCATGATGACCAAGCGTCAGCGCGAGCTCGACGAGGCCACCAACAAGCTCAAGCAGCAGAAGCAGGAGTTCGACGCCGCGTCGTCCACCCTGACCGACCAGGCCAAGCAGCGCCGGATGGAAGAGATCCAGAAGGCGTACATCGAGCTGCAGTCGAAGTACGTGGAGTACCAGCGCGAGCTCGCCGAGGCGGAGTCGCGGGCGACGTCGGGCATCCTCCAGCGCATGCAGGAGATCCTGCGGCGAATGGGGCAATCCGAGGGCTACACGCTCATCGTCGAGCGCAGCGAAGGCGGCGTCGTGTGGGCGCCGACCAACCTCGATCTCACGGACGCGCTCATCCAGCGCTACAACGCGGGCGAGGGGCGCGGCGAGGGCAGCAGCGGCAGCAGCAGCCGCCGCCGTGGCCGCAAGCGCGGCAGCAGCGCAAGCGGCGACTGA